The proteins below come from a single Prochlorococcus marinus CUG1415 genomic window:
- the folP gene encoding dihydropteroate synthase — MQIINNKNPWPKGWRQKTSIMGVINLTPDSFSDGGDLNSSKKFLDQVNHFLCNGVDVIDLGAQSTRPGAEEVGSNIEIKRLIPYLKLIKSEYPDVLISIDTFNSEVAYEALLNGANWINDVTGGRRDKEILDVVSYFNCPFVITHSRGNSQNMNKLSKYDNLLSEVKFSLENLIKNALDKNISKDNIIVDPGIGFSKDINQNLDILRNLDVFKTINLPILIGASRKRFIGEILNEINPKERDIGTLAISCLCSQFNIDIVRVHNVKMNFQILKVADRIYRK, encoded by the coding sequence TTGCAAATTATCAATAATAAAAACCCATGGCCAAAAGGCTGGCGACAGAAAACTTCAATTATGGGGGTTATTAATTTAACTCCTGATTCATTTAGTGATGGTGGAGATTTAAATTCTTCAAAAAAATTTTTAGATCAAGTTAATCATTTTTTATGTAATGGTGTAGATGTTATCGATCTTGGTGCTCAGAGTACGAGACCTGGGGCTGAAGAAGTTGGTTCTAATATAGAAATAAAAAGATTGATTCCCTATCTGAAATTAATAAAATCTGAATATCCAGATGTTTTAATTTCTATTGATACTTTTAATTCTGAGGTAGCTTACGAAGCTCTTTTAAATGGCGCTAATTGGATAAATGATGTTACTGGAGGAAGAAGGGATAAGGAAATTCTGGATGTAGTTTCATATTTTAATTGCCCATTCGTGATAACTCATAGCCGAGGAAATAGTCAAAATATGAATAAACTTTCAAAATACGATAATCTATTGAGTGAAGTTAAGTTCTCACTTGAGAATTTGATAAAAAATGCTTTAGATAAAAATATATCTAAAGATAATATCATTGTGGATCCGGGTATTGGTTTTTCAAAGGATATAAATCAAAATCTCGATATTTTAAGAAACTTGGATGTATTTAAAACTATAAATTTACCAATTTTAATTGGCGCATCAAGGAAGAGATTTATAGGAGAAATTTTAAATGAAATAAATCCTAAAGAAAGGGATATAGGCACACTAGCAATAAGTTGCCTCTGTTCACAGTTTAATATCGATATTGTGAGAGTTCATAATGTGAAGATGAACTTTCAAATTCTCAAAGTTGCGGATAGGATTTACAGAAAATAG
- the tpiA gene encoding triose-phosphate isomerase, with product MRKSVIAGNWKMHMTCAEAKSYLEEFIPLIKNIRDDRKVVIAPPFTAISTFSNHSDFDYLDISSQNIHWEDEGAFTAEISPKMLLEHGVSYAIVGHSEPRKYFSESDEQINKRAVFAQSSGLTPIVCVGETLEQRERGEADRVITRQVEQGLENTDPSNLIVAYEPIWAIGTGKTCEAKDANKICSMIRRLIGFDDVIIQYGGSVKPNNIDEIMSMSDIDGVLVGGASLDPNNFARIANYQ from the coding sequence TTGAGAAAATCTGTTATTGCTGGTAATTGGAAAATGCACATGACTTGTGCTGAAGCTAAGTCTTATTTGGAAGAGTTTATACCTTTAATAAAAAACATAAGGGATGATCGTAAAGTCGTCATTGCACCACCCTTTACAGCTATTTCAACCTTCTCTAATCATTCTGACTTTGATTATTTAGATATTTCTAGTCAAAATATTCATTGGGAAGATGAAGGAGCATTTACTGCGGAAATATCTCCAAAAATGCTTCTTGAACATGGAGTCTCATATGCAATAGTTGGTCACAGTGAACCAAGGAAATATTTTAGTGAAAGTGATGAACAAATTAATAAAAGAGCAGTTTTTGCTCAATCTAGTGGACTTACTCCAATAGTTTGTGTTGGAGAAACATTAGAACAAAGAGAGAGAGGAGAAGCTGATAGGGTTATTACTAGACAGGTTGAACAAGGGCTTGAAAATACAGATCCATCAAATTTAATTGTTGCATATGAGCCAATTTGGGCTATTGGGACAGGTAAAACATGTGAGGCTAAAGATGCTAATAAGATATGTTCCATGATTCGAAGATTAATAGGTTTCGATGATGTAATTATTCAATATGGAGGATCAGTTAAACCTAATAATATTGACGAAATAATGTCAATGAGTGATATAGATGGAGTCTTAGTTGGAGGGGCTTCATTAGATCCAAATAATTTTGCAAGAATTGCAAATTATCAATAA
- a CDS encoding RNA-binding S4 domain-containing protein: MKLDQFLKWKNLVSSGGEAKIFIKSGSVKVNGVIETRRGRKLNKGDKVIFLKNELIFE, translated from the coding sequence ATGAAATTAGATCAATTCTTAAAATGGAAAAATTTGGTCTCCTCTGGTGGAGAGGCAAAAATCTTTATTAAATCTGGCTCTGTCAAAGTTAATGGTGTAATTGAAACTAGGAGAGGCAGAAAATTAAATAAAGGAGATAAAGTTATATTTCTAAAAAATGAATTAATTTTTGAATAG
- a CDS encoding ABC transporter ATP-binding protein: MLIYVACWPLLAYLAGNLIPAIGSGDLSKVSNIIVNSLLVFLIQKTAQFGQDVFIAKPSLEISEVMRGNLFSRIQKIDMNSFENISAGDITYRLTEDADRVSEVIYKTVQDTIPCTLQLLAVIIYMFYLDWSLTLSTFVLAPLIIFSVNSFGRRVLFASEKSQESTSNLAGLIGESINGMSTIRAFAAENWIKNRFYKKLSANKKAKYKTLKLLAFQHPVVGFIEAFGILAILGLGAARINLSLLTSEEFSSFFAAILMLIDPISHVSTNFNDYKQAEASIKRLKNINLEPIEDDKDNLTRIANIEGKISFKEVNFEYKKDNQVLKNINLEIKKGKVTAFVGASGAGKSTMMALILKFITPNNGDIFIDDKNLKLLDTKDIRKNIALVQQQPFLFSGKIIDVIRMGRSFTTEEVIESAKKANAHHFIQKLPDKYETKINERSSNFSGGQIQRIAIARAILGNPSILLLDEATSALDAESESEVQEGLNRAMKNRTVIVIAHRLATTQEADKIVVFDKGEIIEVGKHIDLLNKKGIYKELCEKQLIKKL; the protein is encoded by the coding sequence ATGCTTATTTACGTAGCTTGTTGGCCTTTACTAGCTTATTTAGCTGGAAACTTAATCCCAGCAATTGGATCTGGAGATCTTTCAAAAGTTTCTAACATAATAGTTAATTCTTTATTAGTATTTTTAATTCAAAAAACTGCTCAATTTGGGCAGGATGTTTTTATAGCAAAACCATCTTTAGAAATTAGCGAAGTAATGAGAGGAAATTTATTTAGCAGAATTCAAAAAATAGATATGAATTCATTTGAGAATATATCAGCTGGAGATATCACATATAGACTGACAGAAGATGCCGATAGAGTAAGCGAAGTTATTTATAAAACAGTCCAGGATACTATTCCGTGTACCTTACAACTATTAGCGGTAATAATATATATGTTTTATTTAGATTGGTCACTCACATTATCAACGTTTGTTTTGGCACCATTAATTATTTTTTCAGTTAATAGTTTTGGAAGAAGAGTTTTATTCGCATCTGAAAAGAGTCAAGAATCAACAAGTAATTTAGCAGGATTAATAGGTGAATCAATAAATGGAATGTCGACGATAAGAGCTTTTGCTGCAGAAAATTGGATTAAAAATAGATTTTATAAAAAATTAAGTGCAAATAAAAAAGCAAAATATAAAACATTAAAATTACTAGCATTTCAGCATCCAGTTGTCGGCTTTATAGAAGCATTTGGAATATTAGCGATATTAGGTTTAGGAGCGGCAAGAATTAACCTAAGTCTTTTAACTAGTGAAGAATTTAGTAGTTTTTTTGCTGCAATATTGATGCTCATTGATCCAATAAGTCATGTAAGTACAAATTTTAATGACTATAAACAGGCAGAAGCCTCTATAAAAAGGTTGAAAAACATAAATCTAGAACCTATCGAAGATGATAAAGATAATTTAACAAGGATAGCTAATATTGAAGGTAAAATTAGTTTCAAAGAAGTTAATTTTGAATACAAAAAAGATAATCAAGTTCTTAAAAATATAAATTTAGAAATAAAAAAAGGTAAAGTTACAGCTTTCGTTGGAGCCTCAGGTGCAGGTAAAAGTACAATGATGGCATTGATATTGAAATTTATAACTCCAAATAATGGAGACATTTTTATTGATGATAAAAATTTGAAATTATTAGATACAAAAGATATAAGAAAAAATATTGCATTAGTACAACAACAGCCTTTTTTATTTTCAGGAAAAATTATTGATGTAATAAGAATGGGAAGGAGTTTTACCACAGAAGAAGTTATTGAATCAGCAAAGAAAGCAAATGCTCACCACTTCATTCAAAAACTTCCTGATAAATATGAAACCAAGATAAATGAAAGAAGCTCAAATTTCTCAGGTGGACAGATCCAGAGGATTGCAATTGCTAGAGCAATCCTAGGGAACCCATCAATTCTTCTTTTAGATGAGGCTACAAGTGCATTAGATGCAGAGTCAGAGTCAGAAGTTCAAGAAGGGCTTAATAGAGCTATGAAAAATAGAACTGTAATTGTAATAGCTCATAGATTAGCCACTACTCAAGAGGCAGATAAAATAGTTGTCTTTGATAAAGGCGAAATTATTGAAGTTGGCAAACATATTGATTTACTAAATAAAAAAGGCATTTATAAAGAATTATGTGAAAAACAATTGATTAAAAAATTATAA
- a CDS encoding DUF6447 family protein, translated as MSENTNDSSKPVLTFEGKKYLINELSDDIKESIKGLQIAETQLKMHEDTLKLLSISRNSLANQLREKLKNL; from the coding sequence ATGAGTGAAAACACAAATGATTCTTCCAAACCAGTTTTAACCTTTGAAGGAAAGAAATATTTGATAAATGAACTTTCTGATGACATAAAAGAATCTATAAAAGGACTACAAATAGCGGAAACACAACTTAAGATGCATGAAGATACTTTGAAATTACTTTCAATTAGTCGAAACTCTCTAGCTAATCAATTAAGAGAAAAACTAAAAAACTTATAG
- the carB gene encoding carbamoyl-phosphate synthase large subunit: MPQRGDLKKILILGSGPIVIGQACEFDYSGTQACKALRKAGYEIILINSNPASIMTDPEIASKTYIEPLTPEIVSQIILREKPDAILPTMGGQTALNLAVKLSELDFLKKNNVELIGADLKAINKAEDRKLFKESMEKININVCPSGIASNLHEAKEVSQKINSYPLIIRPAFTLGGVGGGIAFNLEEFIELCKTGLEESPSNQILIEKSLIGWKEFELEVMRDTADNVVIVCSIENLDPMGVHTGDSITVAPAQTLTDKEYQRLRDLSLKIIREVGVETGGSNIQFAINPTNGEVIVIEMNPRVSRSSALASKATGFPIAKIAALLSVGFTLDEIINDITKKTPACFEPSIDYVVTKIPRFAFEKFKGSSNTLSTAMKSVGESMAIGRSFEESFQKALRSLEVGVFGWECDLLDEFKSENQIKNSLRNPTSERILIVKKAMELGKTNSFIQEVTNIDLWFIEKLRHIFDFENDILKGKELHDLDRDLMLNAKQLGFSDQQIAKLTNSDFFEVRRYRKELNILPIYKTVDTCSAEFSSSTPYHYSTYEESFFNLNAPTFDSEISQNKESEKIMILGGGPNRIGQGIEFDYCCCHASYQASTNGYKTIMVNSNPETVSTDYDTSDILYFEPVTLEDVLNIIEAENPYGLIIQFGGQTPLKLSLPLFEWLKSNYGVKTGSKILGTSPISIDLAEDREEFTKILEELRIRQPLNGIARNQNEAQTVAKNIGFPLVVRPSYVLGGRAMEIVKDEKELSRYISEAVKVSPDHPILLDQYLNNAIEIDVDALCDAEGSVVIAGLMEHVEPAGIHSGDSACCLPSISLSTSTLEKVKNWTKLIAKRLNVVGLINLQFAVTNLNNNENKLFILEANPRASRTVPFVSKAIGKPVAKLATQLMLGFRLEDINFTKEFSPKYQAVKEAVLPFKRFPGSDTLLGPEMRSTGEVMGLAEDFGIAYAKSELAAGNGVPTEGVAFLSTNDLDKKNLEEIARELLTLGFKLIATKGTASFLVDLDIQVEEVLKVHEGRPNIEDLIRSGLVQLIINTPIGSQALHDDAYLRRAALEYNIPTFTTIPGAKAAIKAIKALQSNRIDIYSLQEIHNY, from the coding sequence ATGCCTCAAAGAGGTGATCTTAAAAAAATTCTAATTCTAGGTTCAGGCCCGATTGTTATAGGACAAGCATGCGAATTTGATTACTCTGGCACTCAAGCTTGTAAAGCTTTAAGAAAAGCTGGTTATGAAATTATCTTGATAAATTCAAATCCGGCATCAATAATGACTGACCCTGAGATCGCTAGCAAAACATATATTGAACCATTGACTCCTGAAATTGTCTCTCAGATCATTTTAAGAGAAAAACCGGATGCAATTCTTCCCACCATGGGAGGTCAAACCGCTTTGAATCTTGCCGTTAAGTTATCAGAGTTAGATTTCTTGAAAAAAAATAATGTTGAGTTAATTGGTGCTGACTTAAAAGCTATTAATAAAGCTGAAGATAGAAAGCTGTTTAAAGAATCGATGGAAAAAATAAATATAAATGTTTGTCCATCTGGTATAGCATCTAACTTACATGAAGCTAAAGAAGTATCACAAAAAATTAACTCTTATCCTCTTATAATAAGGCCTGCATTTACTTTAGGTGGTGTAGGAGGTGGAATAGCTTTTAACCTTGAAGAATTTATCGAATTGTGTAAAACAGGTTTAGAGGAAAGTCCAAGTAATCAAATATTGATTGAAAAATCACTTATTGGATGGAAGGAGTTTGAATTAGAGGTGATGAGAGATACTGCAGATAACGTAGTAATAGTTTGCAGCATTGAGAATTTAGACCCAATGGGTGTCCATACTGGAGATTCGATTACTGTAGCTCCTGCGCAGACTTTAACAGATAAGGAGTATCAGAGATTGAGGGACTTGTCATTGAAAATTATTAGAGAGGTAGGCGTTGAAACCGGAGGAAGTAATATTCAATTTGCAATAAATCCTACTAATGGAGAAGTAATTGTAATAGAAATGAATCCTCGCGTGAGTAGATCCTCTGCTTTGGCCAGTAAAGCAACTGGATTTCCCATAGCAAAGATTGCAGCCTTATTATCGGTTGGCTTCACACTTGATGAGATTATTAACGACATTACAAAAAAAACACCTGCATGTTTTGAACCTTCAATTGATTATGTAGTTACCAAAATTCCTAGGTTTGCCTTTGAAAAGTTTAAAGGTTCGTCAAATACCTTAAGCACTGCCATGAAATCCGTAGGCGAGTCAATGGCAATTGGTCGCTCTTTTGAAGAATCATTTCAGAAAGCATTAAGGTCCTTAGAAGTAGGTGTTTTTGGCTGGGAATGTGATTTGCTAGATGAATTTAAGAGCGAGAATCAAATAAAGAATAGTTTAAGAAACCCCACATCGGAAAGAATTCTCATAGTTAAAAAAGCTATGGAGCTAGGGAAAACTAATTCTTTTATTCAAGAAGTTACTAATATAGATTTATGGTTTATCGAAAAATTACGTCATATCTTTGATTTTGAAAATGATATTTTGAAAGGGAAAGAACTTCATGATCTAGATAGAGATTTAATGCTAAATGCTAAACAATTAGGCTTTTCAGATCAGCAGATAGCTAAGTTAACTAATTCTGATTTTTTTGAAGTAAGAAGATATAGAAAAGAATTGAATATATTACCAATATATAAAACTGTTGATACTTGTTCCGCAGAGTTCTCATCCTCAACTCCTTATCATTATTCAACATACGAGGAGTCTTTCTTTAATTTAAATGCTCCAACTTTTGATAGCGAAATTTCGCAAAATAAAGAATCAGAAAAAATCATGATTCTTGGAGGAGGTCCAAACAGAATTGGTCAGGGAATAGAATTTGATTACTGTTGTTGTCATGCGTCATATCAAGCTTCTACAAATGGTTACAAAACAATAATGGTTAATAGTAACCCTGAAACTGTATCAACTGATTACGATACTAGCGATATTTTATATTTTGAACCTGTAACTTTGGAAGATGTACTCAACATAATAGAAGCTGAAAATCCTTATGGTTTGATTATTCAATTTGGTGGGCAAACCCCGCTGAAATTATCATTACCTTTATTTGAATGGCTTAAATCTAATTATGGGGTTAAAACTGGATCAAAAATTCTTGGGACTTCTCCAATCTCTATCGATTTAGCTGAAGATAGGGAGGAATTTACAAAAATACTTGAAGAATTAAGGATTAGGCAACCTTTAAATGGAATAGCGCGTAATCAAAATGAAGCACAAACAGTAGCAAAAAATATTGGATTCCCATTGGTTGTAAGACCCTCCTACGTTTTAGGAGGAAGAGCAATGGAAATTGTTAAAGATGAGAAGGAATTATCGAGATACATCTCTGAGGCAGTCAAGGTATCGCCTGATCATCCAATCCTTCTTGATCAATATTTGAATAATGCCATTGAGATAGATGTTGATGCTTTATGTGATGCAGAAGGTTCAGTTGTAATAGCTGGTCTAATGGAACATGTGGAACCTGCAGGGATTCATTCTGGCGATTCAGCTTGTTGTTTACCATCCATCTCTCTTTCAACATCCACATTAGAGAAAGTAAAGAACTGGACTAAATTAATTGCAAAAAGATTAAATGTTGTTGGTTTAATTAATTTGCAATTTGCAGTTACTAATTTAAATAATAATGAAAACAAATTATTTATTCTTGAGGCAAATCCAAGAGCTTCTAGAACGGTCCCATTTGTTTCAAAGGCCATCGGTAAACCTGTTGCAAAATTAGCTACCCAGTTAATGCTAGGCTTTAGATTAGAAGATATTAATTTTACCAAAGAATTTTCTCCAAAATATCAGGCAGTAAAAGAAGCTGTGTTGCCTTTCAAAAGATTTCCTGGATCTGATACCCTCCTTGGTCCTGAAATGAGATCTACTGGAGAAGTAATGGGTTTAGCTGAAGATTTCGGAATTGCTTATGCTAAATCGGAATTGGCAGCAGGAAATGGTGTTCCTACTGAGGGAGTAGCTTTTTTGTCTACTAATGATTTAGATAAAAAAAATCTTGAAGAAATTGCTAGGGAATTGTTGACTTTAGGATTTAAATTAATCGCAACGAAAGGTACAGCCTCATTCTTGGTTGATTTAGATATTCAAGTTGAAGAAGTGCTAAAAGTACATGAAGGTAGACCAAATATAGAGGATCTAATTCGTTCGGGGCTTGTTCAATTAATAATAAATACTCCTATAGGATCGCAGGCTCTTCATGATGATGCATATCTAAGACGTGCTGCTTTAGAATATAATATTCCAACTTTTACAACGATACCTGGAGCTAAGGCAGCCATTAAAGCAATCAAAGCGTTGCAAAGTAATAGAATTGATATTTACTCTCTACAAGAAATCCATAATTATTAA
- a CDS encoding DUF3318 domain-containing protein: protein MSELQRLKSLLPPENESWVFIEAAAAIDPPLITLEEIGRDEVEIQIDLDEWDNFAIDHRNLLFWHEVGKIQNDTIPRDGWEMAALAIGLGGAIGELWVQDGLLLLLALGLSSFAGYRLYIKNNSEKKLQDAIFADERAIDLACRFGYSIPNAYKSLGGALKELIEKTRRKKKRSFFEDRLDALRKSAEKARSELSQQEGSEKSVSSENVYGQ, encoded by the coding sequence ATGAGCGAACTTCAGCGACTTAAAAGTTTGTTGCCTCCAGAGAATGAAAGTTGGGTATTTATTGAAGCTGCTGCTGCTATAGACCCACCTTTAATAACGCTTGAGGAAATTGGTCGTGACGAAGTAGAAATACAAATAGATTTAGATGAATGGGATAACTTTGCAATTGACCACAGAAATTTATTATTTTGGCACGAAGTAGGAAAAATTCAAAATGACACAATTCCTAGAGATGGATGGGAAATGGCTGCTCTTGCTATAGGGCTTGGAGGAGCGATAGGGGAGTTGTGGGTACAAGATGGGCTACTTTTATTACTTGCTCTTGGTTTATCAAGTTTTGCAGGCTATCGATTATATATAAAAAATAATTCTGAAAAAAAACTCCAAGATGCTATTTTTGCTGATGAAAGAGCTATAGATCTTGCTTGTAGATTTGGATACAGTATCCCAAATGCTTATAAAAGTCTTGGCGGAGCATTGAAGGAGTTAATTGAGAAAACTCGAAGAAAGAAAAAGAGAAGTTTCTTTGAGGATAGATTAGATGCCTTAAGAAAAAGTGCAGAAAAAGCTAGATCAGAATTGTCTCAGCAAGAAGGTTCAGAAAAATCAGTTTCTAGCGAAAATGTATATGGACAATAA
- the rsfS gene encoding ribosome silencing factor, which translates to MDNKSLVLMAAKACDEKKAKDIKLIKIDKVSFISEWILIAEGLSDVQVRSITNSVEGELREKAKVEPIRKEGVNEAKWALLDYGDLIVNIFQPEIRRFYDLESFWSNGDNLTFP; encoded by the coding sequence ATGGACAATAAAAGTTTGGTTTTAATGGCAGCTAAAGCTTGTGATGAAAAAAAGGCCAAAGATATAAAACTTATAAAAATTGACAAGGTGTCATTCATAAGTGAATGGATATTGATCGCAGAAGGGTTATCAGATGTACAAGTTAGATCCATAACTAACTCTGTAGAGGGAGAGCTGAGAGAGAAGGCTAAAGTTGAACCAATAAGGAAAGAAGGAGTTAATGAAGCAAAATGGGCTTTACTAGATTACGGTGATTTGATTGTAAATATTTTTCAACCAGAAATAAGGAGATTTTATGACCTTGAATCATTCTGGAGTAATGGAGATAATCTTACATTTCCATAA
- a CDS encoding CGLD27 family protein, whose amino-acid sequence MNESKCPVPREQQPTNEFIELSKSIIFSWPKTKKSLILILIKFWLGAFVLFLIISSGSVYFKTSLLKYILLSFFSSLSIPLLISVRLYLGWNHVFRRLTSERVEYEESGWYDGQVWIKPLVLKEKESLIASVEVKPILKNLIQIFSIILFLGLSGILLFQYNNF is encoded by the coding sequence ATGAACGAATCTAAATGTCCTGTACCTAGAGAGCAACAACCCACAAATGAATTCATTGAGTTATCAAAATCTATCATTTTTTCTTGGCCAAAAACAAAAAAATCACTAATTCTTATATTGATTAAATTCTGGTTAGGTGCTTTTGTTCTATTTCTTATTATTTCATCAGGAAGCGTATATTTTAAAACTTCTCTTTTAAAGTATATTTTATTGAGTTTTTTTAGCAGCCTATCAATACCTCTCTTGATTTCTGTCAGATTATATCTTGGTTGGAATCATGTATTTAGGAGATTGACATCTGAAAGAGTTGAGTACGAAGAATCCGGTTGGTATGACGGTCAAGTCTGGATAAAGCCATTAGTTTTAAAAGAGAAAGAATCACTTATTGCTTCAGTTGAAGTTAAGCCTATTTTGAAAAATCTAATTCAAATTTTTTCTATTATCTTATTCTTAGGTTTATCAGGAATATTGCTTTTTCAATATAATAATTTTTAA
- a CDS encoding asparaginase yields the protein MSSNFKNLYTSNNPPLQATLMRGSNIESIHKIHAVITDKKGRVLMCAGNPEYKSFIRSALKPFQAIPFVSSGAASKNNNDSKSIALACGSHSGSKLHSRQAFKILWDHDIDINNLKCPKTKTSPLEHNCSGKHAAFLATCKKMNWPLDSYLKGDHPLQIEIFRIVSELLEIPISEIIAERDDCGAPTLYLKLLEMSKLYSLLSSSDNAELEQISRAMTTNPIMISDNNKFDTEIIKASHGQVIGKGGAEGIQCLCKVNEGIGLALKVEDGSKRAKHAISLHLLKQLDWISELRIQDLEEKVFNFSEGVRIEVKGQLKFQES from the coding sequence ATGAGTTCAAATTTCAAAAACCTCTACACATCAAATAATCCTCCTTTACAGGCAACCTTAATGAGAGGATCAAATATTGAGTCAATCCATAAAATCCATGCTGTTATTACCGACAAAAAAGGGAGAGTTTTAATGTGTGCAGGAAATCCCGAATATAAAAGTTTCATAAGGTCTGCATTAAAACCTTTTCAGGCTATCCCTTTTGTTAGCAGTGGAGCTGCATCTAAAAACAATAATGATTCAAAGTCAATTGCATTAGCATGTGGTTCACATAGTGGATCAAAACTTCATTCAAGGCAAGCCTTTAAAATTTTATGGGATCATGACATTGATATTAATAACCTGAAATGTCCAAAAACAAAGACAAGTCCTTTAGAACATAATTGTTCAGGTAAACATGCTGCTTTTTTAGCTACATGCAAAAAAATGAATTGGCCATTAGATAGTTATTTAAAGGGGGATCATCCACTTCAAATCGAAATATTCAGAATTGTTTCTGAATTACTGGAAATTCCCATATCTGAAATAATTGCAGAACGTGATGATTGTGGTGCCCCAACTCTTTATCTAAAATTATTAGAAATGTCCAAGTTATATTCGCTTCTAAGCAGTTCAGACAATGCTGAATTAGAACAAATAAGTAGAGCTATGACAACTAACCCAATAATGATAAGTGATAACAATAAATTCGATACAGAAATAATTAAGGCTTCTCATGGACAAGTAATAGGTAAAGGTGGTGCCGAGGGAATTCAGTGCCTATGTAAGGTAAATGAAGGTATAGGATTGGCTTTAAAAGTAGAAGATGGTTCAAAAAGAGCCAAGCACGCTATTAGTCTGCACTTACTAAAACAACTAGATTGGATATCTGAGTTAAGAATTCAAGACCTTGAAGAAAAGGTGTTTAATTTTTCTGAAGGAGTGCGAATTGAAGTTAAAGGTCAATTAAAATTCCAAGAATCCTGA